One genomic region from Vanessa tameamea isolate UH-Manoa-2023 chromosome 14, ilVanTame1 primary haplotype, whole genome shotgun sequence encodes:
- the LOC113398662 gene encoding protein starmaker, translating into MEVGAVKQAFNNEIILLKKNLNQAKIQTIHKLTRKAKTLTDKKGPEALKDKQKRKAESAVREVLIIKKIKARDIARFIVTHTGNLNEYLNKPVVDENKACARLLLHKSLQEKYKHIREKFINISIKDLFMSRQERKNLKKEEREKQKNKKKGKNKSNTVHIEGEWDVENTDKSKEAFKKGTLKGDKSEYDEAISEDDEKSENDGRTSENSSTLSNQSDTGNHSDADDHSDAGDHSEGGDHSDAGDPSDEEVDSNKEFNVEDKDSDSDDTKDKKISKKVMKNDNKNKIDSFKPNKETFELKINGSKKISEDKNKKVDKRIKDNKNKNLNEKLHKRKFNKESDDFSEKVTKIVDPFFVTSTGENYMSLVEPRNPDEVKEVHKEGNRKYRRAVMFGHVPKIKPRKNNYQSNNSSNKYDNYENNKSSNKNKEFGNRQNNLKLHEDRGHDKKEEVPEKLHPSWEAKKKQSGLLPFTGKKIVFD; encoded by the exons ATGGAGGTTGGGGCTGTTAAACAAGCTTTTAACAACGAG ATTATTCTGCTCAAAAAGAATTTGAACCAAgcaaaaatacaaacaatacatAAGCTGACGAGGAAGGCAAAGACTTTAACTGATAAAAAAGGCCCAGAGGCTCTTAAAGATAAACAGAAAAGAAAAGCGGAGTCTGCAGTAAGAGAAGTGCTCATTATCAAG AAAATTAAAGCAAGAGATATAGCAAGATTCATTGTGACTCATACTGGAAatctaaatgaatatttaaacaaaccaGTTGTAGATGAAAATAAAGCATGTGCTCGGTTACTTCTACACAAATCATTGCAAGAGAAATACAAACATATCAGGGAAAagttcataaatatatcaataaaggaCCTATTTATGTCGAGGcaagaaagaaaaaatcttaaaaaagagGAAAGAGAGAAACAGAAGAATAAAaagaaaggaaaaaataaatcgaatactGTTCATATTGAAGGTGAATGGGATGTAGAAAACACAGACAAAAGTAAAGAGGCATTCAAAAAAGGAACACTTAAAGGTGATAAATCAGAATATGATGAAGCAATTTCTGAGGATGATGAAAAATCTGAAAATGATGGAAGGACAAGTGAAAATAGTAGTACATTAAGTAATCAATCTGATACAGGCAACCACTCTGATGCGGATGACCACTCTGATGCAGGTGACCACTCTGAAGGAGGTGACCACTCTGATGCAGGTGATCCATCTGATGAGGAAGTGGACTCAAATAAAGAGTTTAATGTTGAAGACAAAGATAGTGACTCTGATGACACTAAAGATAAGAAAATATCAAAGAAAGTTATGAAAAAtgataataagaataaaatagacTCATTTAAACCTAATAAAGaaacttttgaattaaaaatcaatggAAGTAAAAAGATATctgaagacaaaaataaaaaggtagaTAAAAGAATCAAGGATAATaagaataagaatttaaatgagaaattacataaaagaaaattcaatAAAGAATCTGATGATTTCTCTGAAAAAGTAACGAAAATTGTAGATCCATTTTTTGTAACTTCCACTGGTGAAAATTATATGTCACTTGTAGAACCAAGGAATCCTGATGAAGTTAAAGAAGTTCATAAAGAAGGTAACAGGAAATACAGAAGAGCAGTAATGTTTGGGCATGTACCAAAAATAAAACCTAGGAAAAACAATTATCAATCTAATAATAGTTCTAACAAATATGACAATTATGAAAACAACAAATCTAGCAACAAAAACAAAGAATTCGGAAatagacaaaataatttaaaactgcaTGAAGATAGAGGACACGATAAGAAAGAAGAAGTCCCGGAAAAATTACATCCTTCATGGGAAGCTAAGAAAAAGCAGTCAGGTCTATTACCTTTTACgggtaaaaaaattgtatttgattaa